A stretch of DNA from Methylobacterium sp. CB376:
CAGACCTCTATCGGCTTGCCGCCCGTCGCCTGCGCGATCTTTGCCACACGGGCCGGGAAGGCTTTTTAAAAGCGTCGGCGGCCGCCGGATCCTGGGCGTGGTGGCGGGGGCGGGCCGAAAGTTTCCGGTAGCCCATCGCCCGCAGCACACGGCTCAGCGTCTGCTCGGAGACTGAGACGCCGTGGTCCTCAACCAGGATCTGGCGCAGATCCATCAGCCGCCAGCGCACCACCCCATGGGCAGCCGGGATCGGCCCTTGCTCGACCAAGGCACGCAGCGCGTCCCGCTGCTCGGAGGTCAAGCGCGGCCGTGCGCCGGGAGCTTTGCCGGTGATTAGCCCATCCGGACCCTCGGCGTTGAAGGCCAGCACCCAGTCCCGCACGGTCTGCAGCCCGACCCCGCCGAGTGCGGCGGCCTGCGTGCGTGAGCCACCCGCGTAGATCGCTGACAGCGCCAGAAGACGGCGGATCTGGGCTGCGTCACGCGAGGCTTTGGCCAACCGGCGCAGCGCCTCGGCATCGAAATCCGGTCGCAGCCGGATCGGAGCGGCCATGCCATCCTCCTCGGGCGAAAAGCCAGAGGACGGAATCACGAGCCGTCGCCCACCGCTACCCAGTGTGAGTCCTGCTCAGCGAGGGCTGGTATTAGTGTGCGCCGACTGAATTTAATCACCTCTGCGATTTCTGTTCCACTGATTGTCATTTCAGTCACAAAGGCGCGCAAACCTTGAGTGAATGTGTCTGTCATCTCTGGAGCGGATACGATAGCGTCGGAACGCATAGCTAAGCAATTCTAACAGACTTGTAAGTGTGAAATCAATACTTTCCATGGCGTGATAGCGCAACCTGCGGCCGGATCGACGAACCCTGTCGGGCCGGCATCTCGCGCGCGAGGCGGCGCGGGGCGCATAAGCGCGGTTACGGGGCCGCTCTCTTGGCGATCTTGGCGAGGTGCGCCCGGCTGCACCCGGTCGCCGCCTGGATCTGGCTCCAGGTCATGCCGATCGACAGCGTCGCTGCCAGGGCGGCGCTTGTTGGCTTCGCTAGTGCATTGACGCCTTCAAAAGGTACACCGCGCGGAGCGATTTCTTCGGCAATCTCAGCTGGTTAGCAATCGGTCACCTGATGCGAATGTCGGCGTCTGTGCACTAGTGGCCGATCCGGCCCCGATGCAGCTTGCCGTAGCCGATGAGGCTGACGCCGCACGTAGCGGCGATCAGGGCGGGAGCGGCGGAACAGTGCCCGCTACGAGCAGTCTCGGTGATGTCCAGGGCAACCAATCTGGCTCCTACGTAGTTTTCTGCATACCGTAATCCAACGATCCTCATAGATGAGAGGAACCTGAGCGGTAGCGACGTGTTTGAGTATAAGCCTACCTTTATTCCCCCAGGGGAACGCGCATGTCGTTCTATCTCTTCGGCGAAGCGGATGCCGCTTCGCCCAATCCTCCCGATTTGCCGCCATTCCTGCGTGACCATCTCGGTAAGCAGTTGCGTGCCGGCTACGCCGCGGTTGTGACCGGGCGGCAGCCTCAAGCGCTGCTCGACTTGGTCGCCCGGCTCGAGGACGCGCTGGCTAAAGTGGCGGCAACGAGGTCCTCGTTCGGCAACGACGTTCTGGCCCAGGTGCCTGCTCTGCGGCGTTTCGCGCTCACCCTCACCATCGACGCCACTCAGGCCGACGACCTCGTCCAAGAGACCCTGCTGCGCGCGTGGCAACACCAGCGCCGCTTCCAGGCGGGCACCTGCCTCCGGGCATGGCTGTTCACCATTCTGCGCAACCAGTTCTACACGACCTGCCGCAAGCGGCGCTGCGAGGTCGAAGATGCTGACGGTATGGCCGCGCAGAAGCTGGTCGCTCTGGCCGAGCAGGAGAGTGGGATCGAGCTGCGGGAGACCTGGGAGCAACTCGACAAGCTGCCCGCGTCGCAGCGCGAAGCCCTGCTGCTCATCGCCGTCCAGGGGCTCTCCTACGAGGCGGCCGCACGCCTGATGGGCTGCCGTGTCGGCACCGCGAAGAGCCGCGTCAATCGCGCCCGGATAGCCCTGGCTGAAGCGCTGGGCTACGAGCGCGCGCATTCATGAGCCGCTCGGCCCGGCAGCCGTCACCTGCTTGGCGATTTTGGCGAGGTGCGCCCGACTGCACCCGGTCGCCGCCTGGATCTGTGACCACGTCAGCCCGGCGGTGAGCATCGCGGCGATGCCGGCGTTGCGCTCCGTGTCCTCCGCCCGGCCCCTGTAGCGGCCCTCCGCCCTTGCACGCGCCTGTCCCTGAGCCTGCCGGCGGCGCCGGTCCTCGTCGTCCTTGCGCGCCACCGCCGCGAGCACGTCCAGCATCATCCCGTTCACCGCCTTGAACATCCGGGCGGTGAACTCGTCGCCGTTGCCGGTCGCCATCATCCAGCTCGTCGGCAGGTCGAGGGCGACCACCCGGATGCGCCGGTCGGCGATCTCGCGCTTCAGCCGCTCCCAGTCCGCCACCGTGAGCCGGGAGAGCCGGTCGACCTGCTCGATGAGCAGCACGTCGCCGGGATGGGCGTCGGAGAGCAGCCGGAACAGGGCCGGGCGCTCCAGGCGGGCGCCGCTCTCGGTCTCGGCGTACCACGCGGCGATCCGGAGCCCCCGCTCGGCGGCGAAGGCTTCGAGCTGTCCGCGGGCGCGCTGGGCGTCCTGCTCGTCGGTGGAGGCGCGGAGGTAGGCTCGGACGTGCACGGGCGGGCCGATCGGTTCGCTACGGATGGTTCACTGATCGGCGGTTCGTTTTGAATGATCGGCGCGCCTTGCTGAACCGACTCCGGGCTGGTTCGCCAGGGGTATACCCATCCAGAACCGACGCGGGCGCATGTCTGGAGCCGGGCCGCAGTCTCCGCAGCGGCTCTACGATAGGGAACGATCTACACACTACATGATGAATATCCTGGACCTCTCCGACTACGATTTTCTGTTTTGCATCTCTTTATCTATGGCTTTTCTTATGATCTTCCTAATATGCTCTCGAATTCTCTCGCTTCGCTCTGACGAGTTATCAGTCGCGCTATGTGCTTCGGTCTTGAACGGGTCGCGCATCGATTGGGTTCCCGGCGCCAGAGAGCGTGCATACTCAACAAATAGCCCAGCCTCTTTGGCTGGGCGGCATGTCGGCGTGACTACACAACCTACTCTGCCCTAACTCTGCTACATAGTGTAACGTTCCCCAAGTCACGTAGTCGTTACGGCCCATATCTGATCGTGCAGTTAATTTCATAATTCTTCGGCAGACACATTAAGCTTTCATAAACCAAGTATGCGCATTAACTTACCGCCGACTACGTAGGCTGCCGGACGGAGCCACGCCCCCGCGACCGCGCAGAAAAGGGTCACCTGATGCGGCGCTTCTACTTCGACCTCGCCGACGGGGTCACTACCATCCGTGACAAGGAGGGGGTCGAGGCCGCGGACCTGAATGAGGCGCTGGAGGCGGCCGAAGCCGTGATCCAGGAGATGAGAGCCAAGGGCGAGCTGGCGCACTTCGGGGACGGCTGGACCCTCTCCATTCGCCTGGAGGCCGGGACCGTCCTGGCGATCCTGCCCGTCGAGTAGCGGCTGATCGCAAAGGGTGTGGCGCTCGACCTCGCGGCGATCCTGCCGGCGCGGCCCGCGTAAGCCGGGACCTGCGGCAAGCCCCACCACACCTCGGGGGAGTATCGGGCCGCCATGCCGACCGCCGACCTAATCGCCGATCCTGCCGCCCTGCCCCGGCTTCCGCCCGGAGGACTGGGCGACCACCCTGGAGAACTGCCGCCGGTTCGTCGACGAGTTCGGCGCCGAGGCGGCGCACCTCGGGTGGGACACGATCCTGCTCTTCGGCGTCCACCCGCAGGCCGGGATCATCCGGGGCGACTGGTGCGGCGTGATGATGCCGTGCTCGTACCCCGTGTTCGAGGCCACCGAGGCGTACCTGAAGAAGCACCTCTGGACGTCGTGGAAGCGCAAGCCGGGGCGTTATCGCGGCGTGGCGGTGTGGGGGTTCGGGGGGAAGCCCTAAGCCTGGTGGTGGCGGCCGGACCGTTCGGGCGCCGGTCGCTTCGGTAGCCCGACCGCCTGCTGCACCGCCCCGCAACCGGGTGAAGCGTAACGATGCAGCACCCACGATGTAGCGCAGCCGAAGGTCTGGTGGAACCGCAAGCTCGGCCTTAGCCTGCCCCGATCACAGCGCGACCGCGACCCATGCCGATCCGACCCGAGCACCGCGGCTTCTACCCGATCGACTGGCCCCAGCTCTCGGCGGTGATCCGCTTCCGGCGCGCGGGCGGCCGCACCTGCAGCGGATCGTGTGCCTGTCCGACGGCCGCTGGTGGGATGCGGAGGACCGGACGTGGCGGAACGGCCGAGGGCAGCCCCTGCGGCGCGCGCCGGCCGTCGACCTTCTGGCGGAGGTCCGCACGACTCGGGTGGTGCTGGCGGCCGCGCACCGCAACCACGACACTTCCGACAACTCGGACGGCAACCTAGTGGCGCTCTGCCAGCGCTGTCACATGCTGCACGACAGACCGGAGCATCGCCGCCGCCGCTGGCTCACGCTGTTCAGCCGCAAGGCCTCAGGCGACCTGTTCCGCGGTCCAGACCCTGGCTGGCAGCAGTCAGGTCGCCTTTGAAATCGCGATACTCGCCGCACTTGCGTCCAATATCCTTAACGCTTTAACAAGCGCTCAGCCGGCATAAGCCGCTGCCAATATAACGGGAGGGAGATGGAATGAGACGCGAGTTAATCTATTGCGCACATCGCATTCACCAAGAAAATGGGATTTTTACGGCTAGAGAGGCGGTGCCCGGGCCTCAATCTTTCGAGTTTTTCTCCAAAGATCTTACTCGTGTTCAGGAAGCTATCGAGGAGATATGGGCTGCTGAGAGCAAGACTTTACCAATGCCAGGGTGGTTTAGAGGTGCCCTGGCTTCCCGAAAGCAAGCGCGGGTCGATCTCGATAGTTTGGCGTAACCGCGGTCTATCCCTCCACATAGGGCGGCGCCCAGGCGCGGGGCTGCCCGTCCTCTAGGAAGGCGTAGACGATCGGCAGCTCGGCCGGCATGGACAGGCTCGTAATGGTAGGGTGAGGCGCGGGCCCGGGTTTCCCCTCACCGGTCGAGCGTGATCAGGGCTGCCGGTCAGGCCCGCATCTCATGTAAGCTGTGCTATAAGAACCAATCGACGGCGCGCATCCGTGCAAACCGCGGAGCGGTGCCGCTGTCCCCAGCGCGCACGCAATCGCAGCGCCACGAGCGTGGCCCACATCTCGGTGATGAGCCGCTGCAACCCCCGCCACGCCTGCGACGGGTAGGGCCAGGAGATCCCGCCGCCCGCCATTGGCTAGATACACGCCGAGGGCGACCGCACGGCCTTCGTGCAAGCAAGCGGAACCGTTCTCAAGCTGCTGGGACGGCGGTCGGCGGCACGGCCAGTGGCTTCTCCGGCACCGTCGTGCCCTGCACCGGCCCCGGACGCGGCTCTCGAACGGCTTCGGCGGGGCGTGGAGCGGGACGTGGAGCAGTCGGCAGCGGGAGATCAACCAAAACGACGCGACCGCTCAGCGGGTCGAGAATGCGGATCTGCGCCATGCACGCCCCCTAGGGAGGAACGACCAGGGTGTGCCGATCGAGGTAGGAAACCGTAAACGGCCCGACGTGCGCCACGACCCGCGTGAAAGTGCCGGTCAACGGGGCAGGCCCGCCTTGACGCGGATCAGCGCGTCTCCGGTCCGACGGTGCGATGGCATGTGTGAATGCGCGAGTTGGCGTTAGGGACCAGCAAGCCGAGCCATGAAGGATGTCCCGCAGCTACTAGCCAATCGCGGCATGTCGGCCGCCACTCCCCGGCTCAGGCTGTTCGCCACGAGCGCCTACTACGCCTTCATCCTCGAGCCGTTCGGCCGCTGCAGCGACGTCATCGCGCTCAGCCGGGATCTCGTGCTGATCCCGACCTACGTCATGCTCTGTGGGCCCAAGGCGGATGAAGAGAGCCCGCCGCGGCAGGACCGGGCGGGCTGAACGTTGCTTGTGACGGAACGCGTCGATTGGGTCGACTAGGTTGGGGCGTTGGGCGGGGACGTTGTCCTGTTCAATCAAGCCCGTCGAATAAAGCGTGAACAGATCGCAATCAATCTGAGAACGGGACCACAGCCTGGATTGATCTAGATCAGAAACATCAAGAACAAGCTGAGAACAGGCATGGCCAGCGGCAGATACATCGCCTAATACAGGGTTTCGACCGGCAAGCAGGGCCGGTCTGGGCTCGGCCTCGACGCTCAGCGCCAGACGGTGCGCGAACGGCTGAACGGGGGGAGTGGTCGATCGTAGGTGAGTTCACGGAGGTGGAGACCAGCACCAACAAGAGGGTGCGGCCTGAGCTGGAGCCCGCACTGGCCTTCTGCCAGGTGATGGGCGCGAAGCTGATCGTGGCGAACGTCTCCCGCCTGATCCAAGACCCGGATTTCATGAGGAAGCTGGTCGCCACCGACGTGGAAGTGGAGTTCTGCTATCTGCCAAACGTCGAGGGGCCGGTCGGGAGGTTCATGCTTAGACAATGCTCAGCGTGGCCGAGCTTAAGGCCGGCATGATCGCGGAGCGGACCCGGAAGGCGCTCGCGGCCGCCAAGGCTCGGGGCGTCAAGCTCGGCGGTGACCGGGGCAACCTGTCGGCCGACAATGTGAAAGGGCGCGCGGTCAGCTTGAAGCTACGGCAGGCGCAGGCCGATCGGCGCTCATCCGATCTGTCGCCGATCATCGCCGAAATCCGCGCTGCTGGTGCTTCCTTGCTGCGGAAGATCGCGGCCGAGCTGAACGCGCGCGGCGTCCCCACGGCGCGCGGTGGGTCCTGGAGCGCGGTCCAAGTACAACGCGTCCTGGCGCGGACGGCGTAACCCACCGCAAAATGGACGCCGCGGCTCGCTGATCCGAAGACATCCTGGCGCGGTTGGCGTCGTAACGGGCGCGCCGCAAGGAAGCGTGACACTCACCCCAGGTCCCGTCTGGGAGCCGGGAAACAGCAGCCCGTCCGTGGTCACGACAGGCCCCTGCTAATATATCAAACAAAGACACCGAACCTGAATCGCCGGTCGTTCTCTGGGAGGTGCGAGCACAGTTTAGTCCATTAGGACTAGTCCTCTGCCAACTCTTGTGAATAGAACTCTTGGCCGGATCGCTTACACTCGTTCCCAATGACAGCCGGGAAAATGGCGATGAACTGGGAGCGTATTGTACGGGAGGCGAGCAGTCTCCTCCGAGTGCTCGAGCGCCTTGAGGAGGAATCGTTGCAGGCTGGCCCTGACAGCTGCGCCGTGGCGAATTCCTTTCTGATCGCTCAAGAGAACATCCTGAACGCCGTCCTCGCAGTCGAGGAAGCGCGCACTCGCCAAGAGCAGGAGGAGTGGCGCCGCGGGTTTGAGGCGTGCGCTGGCGGGTCGGTAGCCCCGTGAGCCAGATGCTCAATCCGAAGGTGGCATGAGGGGTGGCCCGGAATGCAGCCCCGGGAACGACATACGGGATGGCGCGATTGATCCCAGTTGCCGGGATCAATCCTTCGGCACGCTAGCCTCAACACTAGCCGGCCGGGCCACCCCCGTGCCGGCTTCTCTTTGCCACCTGGAACCAGCTGCTGGCCATCTCGGTTGGTGTAGCAGCACGATGAAGCTCTTGGTGACAAGACCGAACGCCCGGCAAGGTCATAACCCTCCGCCGGGTGTTCGTGTGTCTGGGAGGCTGAAGAACAGCGCTCCGGCAATAGGGTTGGACATCGCCGGGGTGCACCGCGAGACGGATCGGCCCGTGCATGATCTCACGGGCAGCGTCTCCAGCGGGAGCACTGAAACTCAGACGGGGACCTTGCGAGGGCGCTCACGACCGCGGCGGGCCGGCTTGGGCGGGCCTTCGTGGTCGATCGCGACGCGCTCGTGGGACACGACGGGGTGCACCTCACCGAGGCTCGCATCCGCGTCGCGCTCGCGGCCCTCGAAGCCTTCGGGTTGGTTGAGCAGGTTGAGGTCGCCGGCTCGGCCTTCCGGACCACCGCGCGCGGGCTGCACTGTCGGCCGGTTCAGTGGCGGTTCGGCCGTGACAGCCTGCCCGCTTTCGCTACGGCCAACACAGCCGCTCAGCGGGCCCGTGGCGGCCATTGGCGGGACAAGCATTTTTTCTCCTGCCGGCGGCTGCGCGGCGCTCCTGCCGCCCTGGTCTCCGCGTGGACCCGCGGCCTCGCCTCCCTCTCCCCCGGCCAGCCGCCCTGCCCGGGGTTCCGGCCCGACGAGTGGGCGACCACCCTGGAGAACTGCTGCGGCTGCGGGCGACCCGCGGTTGCCGTGCATCGCGATCGGACCCGACGCCGTCGCTCCCGCCCAGATCTGGTTCGGCTCCAGCCCCGAGTCGGATAGGGACCGCGCCCATGTCATCGCGGAGCCCGTCGGACGTTCGGCTGCTGGTCTACGGAGAGCGGAGATGCTCCGGGCCCTCTGCACCTGCCTTGGCGGCTGCCAGAGCCACGATGGTCGGCGTCCAGGCAGCGGGGCTGGCCGGCATCGTCGACGTGATCCTGACGGTTCGGGACGACGTCACGCTCGAGATCTCGTTCGTCGCGACGCTTCGCGAGCGCCGGAAAGGCCATGCCGGTCAGGCGATCGGGATCATCAGCCGGGCAGCCGATGCCACCGGGGTGATGCTGATCCTGAAGGCGCAGGGCTGCCCGCCGAAGGGAGCGCGCCGTGTCCTTGGCACGAACGAGCTCGTGCGGTTCTACGAGCGCCGAGGGTTTCGCGTCGTCTCCGCAGCCTACGGCGGAGGCGTCCTGATGGAGCGCCCACCGAAGCGTCAGAAGCCCGTGAGCAGGTGCGCGGCCTGATCCGCTCCTCAGGAGGCCAGGCCGCCACCGTTACGGTTTGATCGCGGGCGAGGGGTTGGTCGGCGTGGCGGGAGAGGGTGGCGTCGGAGCCGCCGGGCTCCCGGTCGGCGGGCTTGCCGGCGCGGCGGTCGTGGCTGCCGGCGGGTTTGCCGTGCTGGTCGTGTCGGCCTTCTCATCCTTGCATGCGGTGAGCGCGAGCAGCGCGATGAGGGGCAACAGGGTGCACGCACGCACTGGTGTTCCTCCTCTGATGGGCGCTCTCCCAAGGACGAAGGAACGCGATGTTGCTGAAGCGGTTCGGGCTCGAACCGCTGGCAGGCCACCCGGCGCGTATCAGCCATTCGG
This window harbors:
- a CDS encoding IS630 family transposase (programmed frameshift), which encodes MAAPIRLRPDFDAEALRRLAKASRDAAQIRRLLALSAIYAGGSRTQAAALGGVGLQTVRDWVLAFNAEGPDGLITGKAPGARPRLTSEQRDALRALVEQGPIPAAHGVVRWRLMDLRQILVEDHGVSVSEQTLSRVLRAMGYRKLSARPRHHAQDPAAADAFKKPFPARVAKIAQATGGKPIEVWFADEARVGQKNTITRRWARRGTRPAAPKDQRTASVYIFGAICPARGTAAGLVLPRCTPEAMTLHLAEIAKAVAPGAHAVLLLDQAGWHMTRLTVPANITLLPLPARTPELNPVENVWQFLRENWLGNRVFASDEAILDHCCHAWNRLTDQPWRIISIGLRAWAHEF
- a CDS encoding sigma-70 family RNA polymerase sigma factor; this encodes MSFYLFGEADAASPNPPDLPPFLRDHLGKQLRAGYAAVVTGRQPQALLDLVARLEDALAKVAATRSSFGNDVLAQVPALRRFALTLTIDATQADDLVQETLLRAWQHQRRFQAGTCLRAWLFTILRNQFYTTCRKRRCEVEDADGMAAQKLVALAEQESGIELRETWEQLDKLPASQREALLLIAVQGLSYEAAARLMGCRVGTAKSRVNRARIALAEALGYERAHS
- a CDS encoding recombinase family protein, with the translated sequence MHVRAYLRASTDEQDAQRARGQLEAFAAERGLRIAAWYAETESGARLERPALFRLLSDAHPGDVLLIEQVDRLSRLTVADWERLKREIADRRIRVVALDLPTSWMMATGNGDEFTARMFKAVNGMMLDVLAAVARKDDEDRRRRQAQGQARARAEGRYRGRAEDTERNAGIAAMLTAGLTWSQIQAATGCSRAHLAKIAKQVTAAGPSGS
- a CDS encoding DUF6894 family protein, which translates into the protein MRRFYFDLADGVTTIRDKEGVEAADLNEALEAAEAVIQEMRAKGELAHFGDGWTLSIRLEAGTVLAILPVE
- a CDS encoding recombinase family protein; its protein translation is MLSVAELKAGMIAERTRKALAAAKARGVKLGGDRGNLSADNVKGRAVSLKLRQAQADRRSSDLSPIIAEIRAAGASLLRKIAAELNARGVPTARGGSWSAVQVQRVLARTA